From Streptomyces sp. SCSIO 75703:
GACGCGGCCGCCGCCGGCGGGTACGCCGGGGTGCACGGCTCGCCCGGCCGCGATCCGTACGCGCCGCCGAGGCGGGACCCCCGGCTCGGGGAGCCACGCGGGATCGGCGGCTGGATCTTCCTGTTCGCCCTGGTCGCCGCCGGGCTCGGCACCGGGCTGACCTGGGACCACCAGTCGCTCGCCGTCAGCCTCCAGACCGGGCTGGCCTGCGCGCTGGCCGTCTTCGGCCTGGGCATCGCGGTCAGCGCCTTCCTGGGCCGTACGGGCGGGGGCTCCGTCTTCCTCGCGGTGATCACGGCGGGCCTGCTGGCCGGGTCGGTGGCGCTGCCCGAGGACGCCGGCACCCGCTGGACCGCGTCGACCTGGACACCGGCCGCGGTCGCCGACGTCCGCGAGCGCTACCACGTGGGCACCGGCAGCGGCACCCTGGACCTGTCCCGGCTGGAACTGGCCGACGGGCAGACGGTGAGCACCCGGGCGGGCGCCGGGGTGGGCCGCGTCCGGGTGATCGTGCCGCCGGACGTGACCGTGCGGCTCACCGTCGACGTGGGCGTCGGCGACATCACGTTGCCCGGCGACGACCCGAAGGACGTGGACGTGAAGCCGGACCGGCACCGGGAGACGATCCTGAAACCGGCCTCGGGCGGCACGTCCGCCGGCACTCTCGACCTCGACCTGCGGGTCGGCATCGGACAGGCGGAGGTGAGCCGTGCTGCGTCATGAGTTCCAGCCCGGACGGCTGGTCGCCGGGGCCTGCCTGCTCACGGCGGGCGTCCTCTTCGCCGGGGACGCGGCCGGGCTGTGGCGCGTCCCCTGCCTCGCGCTGGTCCCGCTCGTCGTGGGCGGGCTGTTCCTGGCGGGCGCGGTCGGCATGGTGGCGTCTTCGGTACGCCGGCGCCGCCGCGCCACCCACCGGGACGTCCCCCCGGCCGGCCTCCGCCCCTGACGGCGGCCCGGCCCGGACGCCCGTGGCGGGGCCTACGGCAGGTCCCCGCCACGGCGGCGACGGGCGCGCAGCACCGCGTCCAGGGAGAGGAACGGGGCGCCGGCGAGCACCAGGGGCAGCCAGGCCACGAGGTACACGAGGTCGTTGCCGTAGTAGTAGGGGTCGGTGGCCCAGCTCACGGTCAGCCAGAGGCTGAGCGAGATCAGCGCGCCGCCGAGCGCCGCCAGGCGGGCCAGCAGGCCGAGGAGGGTGCCGATGCCGACGGCCACCTCGCCCAGGGCGATGGCGTGGCCGAAGCCGGGCGGGTTGCGCAGGGCCAGGTCGACGAGCGCGGGCAGGGCGGAGGAGTCGCGGACGGCCCGCATCATGTCGCCGACGGAACCCGCGCCCGCGTCCTTCGCGAAGGCGCTGTCGGTGAGCTTGTCGAGGCCCGCGTAGAGGAAGGTGACGCCGAGGAAGATCCGCAGCGGGATCAGGGCGTACCGGGAGGCGGGCGCCCGTGGCCCCGCCCCGGCGGGCGGCGAGAGAGCGGTGTCCCCGTCCGTACGCGTGCCGTGAGCCCTCACTGCCGCCGCCTCCCACCAACACCGTCCCGGGACCTCAGGAGACCATACGCACGCCGGCCCGCACAGTGCTCAATCGCGCCGCGGGGGGATCCCCCGGGTACGGACACCGGCCCGGCAGCGGGACCGGGGGGACGGCCGGCCCGCGGACGCGCCGCGGGGCCCGCGGGCGACGGCGGCACGGGGCGGCGCCGGGCCCCGGCGGGCCGGAACCCCACAGACCGAAGCGCCACCGGGCCGGGGCACACCGGACCGCACCGCCGCCGCCCCGAGCCGTCGCCAGGCCGAGCCGCCACCGGGCCGGGGCGCGGGGCCAGGCCGGGGCGCGGGGCCTGGGGTCAGTCCGTCACGTCGATGGCGTAGCGGTTCGTCTCGACGCCGGCGCTGGTGACGACCTGGACCTCCACCCGGCCCGGTTCCACGTCCGCGGGTACCGGCACGGTCAGCCGGTCGTCCGCCGGGTTGCTGAAGCCGCCGGTGACCGGGACCAGCGGGACGTGGACGTGGACGGTGCCGACGCGGACCACCATGCGGGCCAGCCGGTCGGCGCGCTGGGCGCCCGGCGGCACGAAGCCCGCGCCCCGGATCTCGATGTCGTCGCCGGTGCGGATCGGCGCGTCCAGGTCGCCCGCCTCCCGCGCCCGGACCACCGAGAGGATGACCGGACGCCCGCCCTCCGCGTACTTGCCGGCGAGGTAGGTCGCGGCGGAGACCAGCACCACCACGGCGAGCCCCCAGGGCAGGTCGGGCAGTTGCTCGGGGCGGCGGGCCAGCCGGACCGCCGCGAAGACCAGGGCGACCGCGCCGATCACGACGTACTGGATGTCGGTGAAGGTGCCGCGGCCCGCGTCGTCGGTGAGCAGGTCGGCGGCGCGCGGCCGGTCCGCCCGCACCTTCTGGAGCCGCTGGCCGAGCACGCGCGTGCCGACCACCCGCCGCACCAGTACGGCGATCCCGCAGACCACGGCGAGCACCGTCACCGCCCCGGCGCCGCGGGCCAGTTCGAGCCCGGCGATCAGGTCGTCCCGCCGCGCGTGTCCGGAGGCGGCGATCAGTTGCCCGGCGAGGACCAGCACGGCGTACGCGACGAACAGGACCCAGGCCGCCGCGACCGCGCGGGAGGTGGAGAGCCGGTTGTCCTCGCCGAGGACCGGGGCCAGCGCCCCGCCCCGCGCCCGGTGGAACCAGGACGCGGCCGTCAGCGCCAGGGCCACCACCACGGCGGCGGCGAGCCCGGCGGTGCGGGCCGCCGTCCAGCCGGTGCCGATCGCGGTGAGCGCCTGCACCAGCAGCGTCAGCACCACCCCGGCCCACACGGTGAGGGCGGTGCGGCGCCACAGGCCGGCGAGCCACGCCTCGCCCTCGGCCCGGCCGCGTTCGGCGACGAGTTCGGCGGACTGGGCGAGTTCCTCGGAGATCCACTGACGTGACGCCGGGGCCGAGTGGGCCACCGCGGCCGGCAGTCCCTGCCCGGCCGCGAACTCGTCCCGGCGCAGCAGGAACGCGGCGACCGCCCGGCGGTGCCCCTCCCGGGCGCCGTGCGGGCAGTCACCGCAGGTGCAGCCACCGCCGTGGGCCGTCTCGTACCCACCGCCGGGGCCTTGGCCGCCCCTCGCCTCCTGTACCGCCACGCCCGACGCCCGCCTTTCCGCACTCCCGCGCCGCACTCCCGCGCCCCATCCGGCGACAACACCGCGACAACACCCGCAAATCCCTTGTGATGACAGCGAATTGTGCCGTACCCGACCGGGCCCGCGCCCGTCGCCCCCGGCCCGGCCTCTCCCGAACGGGTGATGCGACGATCACCGTGTTGACACGGGGGCGCGCGGTCCGGAAGAACCCGTCCGCCGGGCTCAGTCGAACAGGTCGGGTTCACCCCGGCTGACCTGCTGCCACAACGGCTGGTAATTGATCCACGCGACCAGGTCCCCGCCGAGCTGTTCCCGGGTGGCGACCGCCTGCCGGTGGTCGATCGGCACCGGCCGGCCCGCCGCCCTCGCCGCGAGCTGCACCTGGCAGGAGCGCTCCATGGAGAGGAACCACCAGGCCGCCGCGTCCACCGAGCCGCCCACCGTGAGCAGCCCGTGGTTGCGCAGCACGAGCGCCTTGCCGGAGCCGAGCGCCTCCGCGATCCGCCGCCCCTCCCCGGCGTCGACGGCGACCCCGGAGTAGCGGTCGTACAGGGCGTGGTCCTCGTAGAAGGCGCAGCTCTCCTGCGTGAGGGGGTCGAGCAGGTCGGCGAGGGAGGCCAGCGCGCGCCCGTGCACGGAGTGGCAGTGGACCACCGCGACGACGTCGGGGCGGGCGGCGTGCACCTGGGAGTGGACGGTGAAGGCGGCCTGGTTCACGTGGTGGGCGCCCTCCACCACCTGGCCGTCGGCGTTGACCAGCACCAGATCGCTCACCCGGACGTGACCGAAGGGCATCCCGAACGGGTTCACCCAGAAGCAGTCGCCGAACTCCGGGTCGCGGGCGGTGATGTGGCCGGAGACCCCGTCCTCGAACCCGTGGCGGCCGAAGAGCCGCAGGGCCCCGGCGAGCCGTTCCTTGCGGTACCGGCGTTCGTCCTCGACCGAGTCGTGCCGGGGCGGCATGGCGAACCGCAGCCGGTCGGCCGGCACCGGCGCCGGGGCGGCCGGGGGCGCCTCGCGCGTGCCGCGCGGGTGGTCTGTGGCACGGGATTGCTCCATGGGCGGAAGTTACCGTCCGTGAAGCCAAGAGGACAGTTCTCTTCGGTAAAGACCGGCGTCTTCCGGCAGACCCGATCGATGCCGGACAGAAGATGTCGAGTTTCGGGCGCAGACTCGGGAGCATGACACCGAGCACCGCGCCCTGGTCCCGCTTCACCACCGACGCACCCGAGTCGGCCGCCGCCGTCGAGGCACGGTTCGCCGCCCGGCCCCACCACACGCTGGCGACGCTGCGCAGGGACGGCGCGCCGCGCACGTCGGGGCTGGAGGTGCGCTTCCTCGGCGGAGAGCTGTGGCTCGGGATGATGCCCGGCTCGCTCAAGGCGCTCGACCTGCGCCGCGACCCGCGCTTCGCGCTCCAGGCCAACCCCGGCGACGGCACCGGCATGGGCGGCGGGGACGTCCGGATCGCGGGGCGGGCGGTCGAGGTGGCGGGCGACGGGCCCGAGGAGGAGGCGCTGCGGGCCGCGTACGTCGAAGAGGTGGAACCGCCGCAGCCGTTCCACCTCTTCCGGGCCGAGGTGTCGGAGGTCGTCCGGACCACCGTCGAGGACGACCTGCTGGTCGTCCGTCTCTGGCGGCCCGGCGAACCCCTGCGCACCCTCAGGCGCGCGTAGGCGGGCGCGCGGGCGTGCGGTCCGGGACGGCACGCCCCGGGCCCGCTACTCCCACTCGATGGTCCCCGGCGGCTTCGACGTGATGTCGAGGACGACCCGGTTGACCTCCGCGACCTCGTTGGTGATCCGGGTGGAGATCCGGGAGAGCACGTCGTACGGCAGCCGGGACCAGTCGGCCGTCATGGCGTCCTCGCTGGAGACCGGGCGCAGCACGATCGGGTGACCGTAGGTGCGGCCGTCGCCCTGGACGCCGACCGAGCGGACGTCGGCGAGCAGCACCACGGGGCACTGCCAGATCTGGCGGTCGAGTCCGGCCGCGGTCAGCTCCTCGCGGGCGATGGCGTCGGCCTCGCGCAGCAGGTCCAGCCGGTCCTTGGTCACCTCGCCGACGATGCGGATGCCGAGGCCCGGCCCGGGGAACGGCTGGCGCTGGACGATCTCGTCCGGCAGGCCCAGCTCCTGGCCGACCATCCGGACCTCGTCCTTGAAGAGCTGGCGCAGCGGCTCGACGAGCTGGAACTCCAGGTCCTCGGGGAGGCCGCCCACGTTGTGGTGGGACTTGATGTTGGCGGTGCCGGTGCCGCCGCCGGACTCGACGACGTCCGGGTAGAGGGTGCCCTGCACCAGGAACTCCACGGCCGGGCCCGCGTCGGCGACGATCTCGGCCTGGGCCTGCTCGAAGACCCGGATGAACTCGCGGCCGATGATCTTCCGCTTCTCCTCGGGGTCCGAGACCCCCTTGAGCGCGTTCAGGAACCGCTCGCCGGCGTCGACGACCTTGAGCTGGACGCCGGTCGCGGCGACGAAGTCCTTCTCGACCTGTTCGGTCTCGCCCTTGCGCATCAGGCCGTGGTCGACGTAGACGCAGGTGAGCTGGTGGCCGATGGCCCGCTGGACGAGGGCGGCGGCGACGGCGGAGTCCACGCCTCCGGAGAGGCCGCAGATGGCGCGCTTGTCGCCGACCCGCTCGCGGATCGCGGCGACCTGCTCCTCGATCACGCTGCCGGTGGTCCAGGACGGGGTGAGGCCGGCGCCGCGGTACAGGAAGTGCTCCAGCACCTGCTGACCGTGCGTGGAGTGCATCACCTCGGGGTGGTACTGGACGCCGTAGAGCCGCTTCTCGTCGTTCTCGAAGGCGGCGACGGGGACGACCTCGGTGGAGGCGGTGACGGTGAAGCCCTCGGGGGCGGCGGAGCAGGCGTCGCCGTGGGACATCCACACGGACTGCTCGGCCGGGGTGCCCTCGAAGAGGGTGGAGGACGGCCGGGAGACCGTCATGCGGGTGCCGCCGTACTCGCGGGCGCCGGAGTTGTCCACGGTGCCGCCGAGGGCCTGCGCCATGAGCTGGAAGCCGTAGCACATGCCGAACACCGGTACGCCGGCCTCGAACAGGGCGCGGTCGACGGTGGGGGCGCCGGGCTCGTACACCGAGGAGGGGCCGCCGGAGAGGAT
This genomic window contains:
- a CDS encoding PspC domain-containing protein, producing MTDHEHAATGPGARSGSAPRPAPGAGPGTAGAADPADGTGADAPGPPHRFRRDRRHKTLAGVCSGLGRQCDMDPVIFRITLAVLAAAGGVGLIFYGFAWLFVPYEDEEENEVRKLLTGRVDGQSLAAVMFALVGCGVFLTMLNNGGVLTFAVVLSLLLAGAGYWSRQRGAPSPDPLTAQAVADAPPEAQAPPVGVTHPSWWRDPLVKDGGHVGGTGYLWGPRGSGERDVDAAAAGGYAGVHGSPGRDPYAPPRRDPRLGEPRGIGGWIFLFALVAAGLGTGLTWDHQSLAVSLQTGLACALAVFGLGIAVSAFLGRTGGGSVFLAVITAGLLAGSVALPEDAGTRWTASTWTPAAVADVRERYHVGTGSGTLDLSRLELADGQTVSTRAGAGVGRVRVIVPPDVTVRLTVDVGVGDITLPGDDPKDVDVKPDRHRETILKPASGGTSAGTLDLDLRVGIGQAEVSRAAS
- a CDS encoding DoxX family membrane protein, encoding MRAHGTRTDGDTALSPPAGAGPRAPASRYALIPLRIFLGVTFLYAGLDKLTDSAFAKDAGAGSVGDMMRAVRDSSALPALVDLALRNPPGFGHAIALGEVAVGIGTLLGLLARLAALGGALISLSLWLTVSWATDPYYYGNDLVYLVAWLPLVLAGAPFLSLDAVLRARRRRGGDLP
- a CDS encoding class II aldolase/adducin family protein gives rise to the protein MEQSRATDHPRGTREAPPAAPAPVPADRLRFAMPPRHDSVEDERRYRKERLAGALRLFGRHGFEDGVSGHITARDPEFGDCFWVNPFGMPFGHVRVSDLVLVNADGQVVEGAHHVNQAAFTVHSQVHAARPDVVAVVHCHSVHGRALASLADLLDPLTQESCAFYEDHALYDRYSGVAVDAGEGRRIAEALGSGKALVLRNHGLLTVGGSVDAAAWWFLSMERSCQVQLAARAAGRPVPIDHRQAVATREQLGGDLVAWINYQPLWQQVSRGEPDLFD
- a CDS encoding pyridoxamine 5'-phosphate oxidase family protein, with product MTPSTAPWSRFTTDAPESAAAVEARFAARPHHTLATLRRDGAPRTSGLEVRFLGGELWLGMMPGSLKALDLRRDPRFALQANPGDGTGMGGGDVRIAGRAVEVAGDGPEEEALRAAYVEEVEPPQPFHLFRAEVSEVVRTTVEDDLLVVRLWRPGEPLRTLRRA
- the guaA gene encoding glutamine-hydrolyzing GMP synthase, with the translated sequence MSSATSAAAAPDTVLVVDFGAQYAQLIARRVREARVYSEIVPSSTPVAEMLARKPAAIILSGGPSSVYEPGAPTVDRALFEAGVPVFGMCYGFQLMAQALGGTVDNSGAREYGGTRMTVSRPSSTLFEGTPAEQSVWMSHGDACSAAPEGFTVTASTEVVPVAAFENDEKRLYGVQYHPEVMHSTHGQQVLEHFLYRGAGLTPSWTTGSVIEEQVAAIRERVGDKRAICGLSGGVDSAVAAALVQRAIGHQLTCVYVDHGLMRKGETEQVEKDFVAATGVQLKVVDAGERFLNALKGVSDPEEKRKIIGREFIRVFEQAQAEIVADAGPAVEFLVQGTLYPDVVESGGGTGTANIKSHHNVGGLPEDLEFQLVEPLRQLFKDEVRMVGQELGLPDEIVQRQPFPGPGLGIRIVGEVTKDRLDLLREADAIAREELTAAGLDRQIWQCPVVLLADVRSVGVQGDGRTYGHPIVLRPVSSEDAMTADWSRLPYDVLSRISTRITNEVAEVNRVVLDITSKPPGTIEWE